The Acinetobacter wuhouensis genome includes the window TTCTAAAACAAATTCAAAATCAAGTTGTACTCATTGATCCTGCAAAAGTTTCAATATTACATGCTCAAGCAATTACCCTGCACAATCCAGTGATTCAAGACATCAACCCAAGCACTTTATTTAAATCATGTAAACATCCATCTGAGATTGCACATGTCAGAAATGCCATGATCAAAGATGGTGTTGCACTGTGTCATTTCTTTCATTGGTTAGATACTGCGCTTAAGAATGGTGAAAGCATCAATGAACTAAGCATTGATGAAAAAGCCACAGCTTTTCGTAAACAACAACAAGGTTTTATTGATTTAAGTTTCTCAACAATTGCGGGTTTTAATGCCAATGGCGCACTTCCGCATTACCGTGCAACTCCAGATCATTTTAGTCAAATTGTAGGTGATGGCTTATTACTAATTGATTCAGGTGCACAATATGCAGATGGCACCACTGACATCACACGCGTTGTTCCTATCGGTACAACAAGTAATGAACAAAAACGTGACTATACCTTGGTTTTAAAATGTCATATTGCCTTAGCACAAACTGTTTTCCCTGAGGGAATTGCATCACCTTTATTAGACAGTATTACGCGCCAAACTTTATGGAAATATGGTTTAGATTATCGTCATGGTACTGGTCACGGTGTGGGCTTTGCGCTGAATGTGCATGAAGGTCCACAAGTGATTTCATACTATGCACCACCAACAGCAAATACCAAGATGCGCGTAGGCATGATCACATCGAATGAACCTGGCTTATACCATGAAGGTAAATATGGCATTCGTATTGAAAATTTAGTGGTCAATCAATCTAAAGTTTTTGCAGACAAAACCTATGGTGTTTTTTTAGAGTTTGAAACTTTAACGCTTTGTCCAATCAATACCCAATGTATTGTTCTGGATTTGATGACGAATGATGAAAAAGCATGGCTCAATCAATACCACCAGACTGTACGTGAGCGTTTATCGCCACTTTTACAAGGTGAGATTTTAAATTGGTTAATTGAAAATACTCAGGCGATCTAAATAATTTATCCACGAATAAAACAAAGCCCTAAATCTTTTAGGGCTTTGCTGATTAAATTATAGCTGAATGATGAAGTAGAATAACCATCAATTCACAGTCGTTTTCTTTGTTTCAACTGAATAATGATCAGTATTCCAAACTTTTAACTGGTTACGCAGTTCTTGTAAAGACCACGGCCAAGCAGCAAAGTTACGACCATTTTCATCCAAATAATAAGACTTACAACCACCCGCATTAAATACCGTTGTTTTTAAATGCTTTTGTAAACGCTTATTGTGTGCTTCAACCACATCACCTTTAATTTCAAAACGAGTGAACTTCTGATTACGCATTTTCACTAAGGCATCTACAATATAACCCACTTGGGCTTCAGCAATACCAATAAATGAATCGTAAACCAAGATATTTGGACCTAGTACCAAGAATGCATTTGGAACATTCTCAATACTTGCACCCAAGTATGCTTCAGGTGAACTATTCTTCCAACGATCTGCTAAAACCTGACCATTGGCATCATAAACTCGCTTACCAATCGGTGGATGTGATACTTCAAAACCAGTCCCCCAAATAATCACATCAACTTCGTGACGTTCACCATTGGCCGCAACAACAGTATTACCATCTATCTCCACCAAACCATGTGGCACTAAACTAACATTGTCTTGTTGCAGTGCTGGATAATAGTTGTTGGCGAACAAAAGACGCTTACAACCAATATCAAAGTTTGGCGTAACATCTTTACGTAATTGATCATCTTGAATTTGCAATTTAAGCAATTGCTTACTGAGGAAATTAATTGGTTTCAATACTTTTGGATTACGCAAACCGAAATTAATACCATTTAAAATTTGCGCAATACTGTTACGCCATGTTTGTTGAATCACTGGGAATTTAGAAATAATACCTTTTGCTGTATCACTCAATTCCATATCTGCTTTTGGCAATACCCACGGCGCAGTACGTTGGAATACCACGACTGATTTTGCTAAAGGTTGAACTTGTGGGATAAACTGAATCGCTGAAGCGCCAGTTCCGATCACAGCAACACGCTTACCCGTTAAATCATAGTCATGATTCCAACGTGCTGAATGGAACATTTCACCTTTGAAACTTTCAATCCCTTTTAATTTTGGCATCGATGGTTCAGTGATTGGACCTGTGGTAAATACAACCGTTTTGGCTTGATATTTGCCTTTTGATGTTTCTAAATTCCAAATATGTTGCGACTCATCCCACTTAGCACTGGTCAATTCATTATTAAAGTCAATCTTGCCACCTAAGTTATACTTCTCAACCACTTCTTCTAAGTAAGTTAAAATCTCAGGTTGTTTGGCAAATAAGTGACTCCACTTATGACTCGGTGAAAATGAAAATGAATACAATGCCGATGGTACATCACATCCACAGCCAGGGTAATTATTATCACGCCAAGTCCCACCAACACGGCTTGCTTTTTCAAGGACGATATAATCGTGATAACCCGCTTGATTCATTTTATAGGCAGCAGCGATTCCTGAAATCCCTGCACCGATCACAATCGTATCGTACACATGTACAGATTCAGGCTTTTTAGTACTTGAAACCGGCTTTTTACTTTCTTGAGCTTGATCCACTTTTTCAGTTTTAACTGCTTTCGTCGCAGTGGTTTTAGAAATCGCAACCTTAGTTGGTGCTTTTATTTCGACTTTTGCTTCAACTTTTGGCTCAGTCTTTACTTCAGCTTTTTTCGCTTCTGCAGGCTGGATCACCTGTTTAATTTCTTCAACAGTAGTTTGTTTATTGGTCTTTTTTTCGCTTTTATCTTCAAGAAGCGTATCTACAGTCTGTTCAGTTGTCATCTTGATTCACTCTACAATTATTTTACATATTTATTAAATAATGGATAACCGATACCCAACATTTTTGCGTATAAGGCAGGTGAAGCGCGCTTCATTAACCAGAATAATTTCGCATCAGGTTGAGGTACGGTATAAAGTTTGCCAGCATCTAAATTATTCAATGTTTTAATCACGACTTTTTCACTGGTTGTGAAAGCATAATTCATCAATAAATCATCAGCCAATCCTGCATACTGTTTTGGCAAGCGACCATTTTTCATGATATTGGTTGGAACAAGTGTTGGACAAAGTACATTGACACTAATTTTATCTTTGCGTAACTCTGCTGAAAGTGTTTCAGATAAAGCCAAGACGCTAGACTTTGTGACGTTGTATGCAGTCATTTCAGGCGCTGCCGTAAAGCCAGCTGCCGATGCAACATTAATGATTGCACCATAACCTTGTTGTTTAAACTTCGGTACAAAATAATGGCAACCATAAATCACTCCCCAAAGATTGATGTTGACACACCATTGCCAATCTTCGAGTGATACTTCGTCAAACTTACCACCGAGCCCTACGCCCGCATTATTAATCACTAAAGTCACTGAATGGTTCATTAACTTTTCAGCTTGCTCTGACAACGCTTTGACCTGTGTTTTATCCGTCACGTCACATTGCACAGCAAATGCTTTGCCTGTGGTTTGAGATTGAATTAAATTCACTGTTTCTTCAGCTGCTGCAAGATTAATATCCGCACAAACAATCGTACCACCACGCTTTGCCAGTTCCATCGCAAAGCTACGACCGATCCCACTGCCAGCGCCCGTCACCACAGCATAAGCATGTTGGCTCGGTTTTAATTTTTTAGAAAAAATTCCCATGTATTTCAATCCATTTATTATTGTAAGGACGTTTTAAGAACGTAGTGCTGGAATAAATTCTTTGGTCAAATATGGCGTCAGAACACCATTTTCAGGATTCAACAAAGTTTCTTTGTAATATGCCAAAAACTCACTGGTATCGTGGTCATTTGGATGAAAGTCTGGACGCAAATAATCAAATATATGCTTTAAAGAACTACCATAAACACCATCTTTTAAACCGAAAATCAAACGGAAACTATGTGGAATCTCTTTCCAATAACTCCAACGGATCAGGTTTTTAGGATCACGATAGAACGGTACAATCGTCGATGCAGCCGAGATCAACACAAGAATCGTGATCAATGCAGGGAAAAATCCTGCAATACGCAATGCATAATTATTTGATAAAGTTTGGAAAACGTCGAAAGCAATATCTTTATGCTCAGACTCTTCTAACATATGCCACATCCAAATCGCACGTTGTTTTTCATCTGTAGAGCGGAAGAAGACCGACTCATGATTCATCATGTATTCAGCCAGAACCGCAGTAAAATGCTCAATACCTGCCATTAAGGATAATTTCATTGGTTGTGGTAAACGGTTAAAACCATACTCAAAAACATAACCTGCTAAAAAGCGAAATAATTTCACTGGCAAATCACGTTCCATATACGCATCATTTAATTCTTCATGCATTTTAGAATGAATTGCTTCTTGCCCAATCAAAGAGGTCACACGCTGTTTTAACAATGGATCTTTAATAAAATCACGATGATAACGTGCTGTATCAATCACCAAGTCTTCGCCGAGTGTCAGAAAAATAGATAAAGATGCAAAATATGCACTGGCTAATTCCGCATCCATATAAAATCTGTGATCCAATTTTTCAGGTTCAAAATCAAACTTCATATGACGAATAGGAATAATTGGTGTTTGATTTTCCAGACTAAAAGGTGCCGCTGAAAAAACTTTTGAAAATGCTTTTTTGATTGGTTTAGCTAAGATCATTGCAAATACCCTTTATTCATGAAAATGGAAATCCAATTTCTGTTGAAGCTAAAAGATTTATTTTTTAGAGTAAAAACTCCAGATTATGCATGAAAATTACGCCATGCTTTATCAATTACCATTGGCACATTTCTTCTTTTGATTAGCAAATTATGACAACATCACTGCTTTGTTAGACAAAATATTTGAGAATGGTTTCAACTGATAGAAAATGTCCTATAAAGACAATATTTGATTTTCATTTTCACAACAAAATTGGCTGAAATGACATTTTAATTTTGCCCCTAAAAGCACATAGAAACGTATCTCACAGCATTTTTTATTGGACAAATCTAATGTTTTAAAAGTGGCTCAATCGCAAAGTCAATTCAGCCACTTTCTAGCCATCGATCTATGCACATTACACACGTAAAGCAGGGGTAAATTCTTTAACAAAGAATGGGGTTAAAGTCCCTGTCACAGGATCGAGTAACTCTTTTTTGTAATGTTCTAAAAGCGCATTGGTATCATGATCATTTGGATGAAAATCTGTCCGTAAATAATCAAAAATATGACCTAAGCTACTGCCAAATACGCCCTCTTTTAAACCAAATAATAAGTCCCAACTGCCTTTGGCTTCTTTCCAAAAATCAAGGCTTAAGGCATTCTTTGGACGGCGTAAAAATGGGAGGAATAAAGCACCAGCGCCTACCCCAAGCCCCAAAGTTGCTAAAGCAATAAAGAAACCTGCGATACGTAGCGGATAATCACCTGAAAGCACCTGATAAGTATCATAAGCAATATCTTTATGCTCAGATTCTTCCAACATATGCCACATCCACAGCGCACGTGTCTTTTCATCTAAAGAATGATTAAAAATGTCTTCATGGTTCATCGCATACTGTGCAAATACCGCAGTGAAATGCTCAATTCCTGCCATCATTGAAAGTTTTAAGGGTTGTGGAAACTTCAAGAAAGTATGATTAAACACTTGTTCTGCAAGGAAACGGTAAAATTGCACAGGAAAATTACGAGGGATCATCGCATCGTTATATTCTTCATGAATTTTTGAATGAATTGCTTCTTGCCCAATCAAACTGGTTAAACGCTGTTTGAGTATAGGATCTTTGATGAAATCACGGTGATAACGTGCCGTCTCGATCACCAACTCTTCACCATAAGTTAAGAAAATAGACAGTGCAGCAAAATAAGCCGTACCCCATTCCTTTTGCATAAAGAACTTCGCATCGATGTCTTTCGATTCAAATTTGAAGTTGAAATGACGAATCGGAATATTGGCTAAACGACCTGTAAGATCAGGCATTGCTTGTGGAAATATTTTGGTAAATACTTTTTTGACTGGCTTTGCTAATAACATAGAGAGTACGCTCTGGATTCATTCATGGATCATGAGTTTGATTGCTTAAGCGGAACAATTTCACAAATTCAGCAAAAACCATGTTTTATGCACAAAAAATAAAGGATTCCTTTCAAAATACCGTTAGCAATTTAGGTCAATTGATTAGCAATACATGACTATTCGTTAAAATTGTCTGACAAATCGCTCTTCGTTATTCATCTATTGAATATTTCAAAATAAATCATGACCCATGAGGACAGTGGATTTAAACTGACATTACTTGAATAGTTGTTTAAAAAATCGTTATGGTAGGTACATTGAACTATAACAATACCTGTTGGAATGAATATGCAAACTGCTGAATCATGGATTGATCTCACCGCTCATTTACAACTCTATGTAAAATCATGGACACCTGAGCAGCTTCAGCATCAAATACCGATTATTTTATTACATGACTCGCTCGGTTCAGTGCAGTTATGGCGTGATTTTCCTGAGCAACTTGCACAAATGACTGGGCGAAAAGTGATTGCTTATGATCGACTTGGCTTTGGTCAATCTTCTGCAAATCCTGAAACATTAAAAGTCGATTTTGTTTCGACTGAAGCAACAACTCATTTTGCAAAAGTACTCGAACATTTCAATATTCAAGATTTTATTGTGATGGGACATAGTGTTGGCGGAGGTATGTCAAGCTGTTGTGCGGCACATTATCAAAACCGTTGTAAAGCCTTAATAACCATGTCTGCACAAGCAATGGTGGAAGAGCTTACCCTTTTTGGAATCCGCGAAGCCAAAGCAATGTTTCAGCAAGCAGGACAACTGGATCGCTTAAAGAAATATCACGGAGAAAAAGCCCAATGGGTATTAGATGCATGGACTGAAACATGGTTATCACCTGAATTTAAAGACTGGTCTTTAGACTCATTCCTCCATCAGGTGCATAGCCCTTTATTGGTTATTCATGGTGAGCTGGATGAATACGGCTCTTTAGCACAGCCTCAACGATTTATTGATCATACTCAAGGGAAAAGTCAGCAAGAAATTATTTTGGGGGCGCATCATATGCCACATAAAGAACAACCTGAATTGGTTTTAAGCTTAATCCAAGGTTTTCTTAATTCCCTTAATATTGCTTAAATTCTTATTTAATCAGCAGATCGTTTGATGCATCTAAATCGTGAATAGTGCCATTATTTCATCATGACATTGTGAAAATACAAATGACATCGCGAATGAAAAGCTAAGCGAATGAAAAGCTAAAAATACATATAGCATATTGATCAATGTTAATATTGATCACATATACTCATTAGAAATTTTCAATGATGCCGATATTCACCAGACTTTTAGCCAAATTGCTTCGACTCGATCAATTTAAATATCGAAGTCTCACTGAGGGTGAAATTCTGATCAGTAAAACTGTTTTTGGTGATCTAATTGATTATCAAAAGGTTAAAGTCATGAATCATCCCTATTTGCCTTGGCAACCTGTGGGTATTTTGATGGCACCCAATGGCTATATTCATTTAAAAGATGCTGACTATTGTGAAGATTTTTCATGCCTGAGTCTGGGTTATCAAGCAGTCTTTATCCATGAGATGGCGCATGTTTATCAGCATCAACGGCATGAAAATGTATTGCTCAAAGGTGCAATTTTACAATCCACTATGTATCTTACTTTTGGCAAGTACAATCCCTACCGTTATACCTTTATCAAAGGCAAAGCTTATTTTGATTATAATATTGAACAACAAGGCGATATTGCCAAAGACATTTATTTAAATCGAATCGAAAACATCATTTTGAATAAAAACTCATCAAACTAGCTTATTCAACTATGAAAAATACTTATAAAGTGACTAAACTCACAGAAATATCCTAAAGTTTTTCTATTATGATACAAATACAAAAAATATTGAAAAATCACTGGTTTCTATTAAAAAAATCGACTAAATTCAAGTGTATTTTGACGCAATACTGAATAAACCGAATGAATCACTAGCTTCTAACGTTTTTTTAGTTAAAATACGCATTGTCTAAAATTTTTGCCTTGCAAGAACATAGAGATTTTTGATCATTATTTGATGATTTTATAGATTCGCCATTTGGCAATATGACGTTGTAACTATATATGCTTTGTTGAATAACTATATTTTAAAAATCAACAGAATATATATAAATTAACCTATTGGAATAGGATTTGATTTAAATGAAAAGTTTTAAAATTGCTCTCTCGCAATTCTCTCCATTCATTGGTGATATTGAGTCAAATGTTCAAAAGATGATTGAACAAGCCAATGAAGCAAAAAAACAGAATGCTGAAATTATTGTTTTTCCAGAACTATCTACTATTGGTTACCCTGCCGAAGATTTATTATTACGTCCAAGCTTAACAAAACGTACAGCCCAAGCTTTTGAAAAATTAGCAGAAGTTAAAGATATTGTTCTTGTTTTCGGTTTTGCCAATCATACTGAAGATGGTCAACGCTATAACGCAGCGGCTGTAATGAAAGACGGGCAAGTTTTGGGTATTTATAATAAACAAAACTTACCAAACTACAGCGTATTTGATGAAAAGCGTTATTTTAATGAAGGTCATCAACACCTTGTATTTGAATACCTTGGTCATAAATTTGGCGTCTTGATTTGTGAAGATATTTGGTCACTCAATACCGTTCAACAAGTTGCTCAATTGAATGTTGAGACTATTCTTGTATTGAATGCTTCACCGTATGAAGTAGGCAAACCTCAACATCGCGTAACGACACTTAAAGAGTTGGCAAAACAAATGAATATCAACTTGGTTTACGTGAACCAAGTTGGTGGTCAAGATGATTTGATCTTTGATGGTACAAGCTTTGTCATTAACAATTCTGGCGATGTAGCATCTCAAGCATCAAGTTTTAAAGAAGAGCTACTGATTGCCAATTATCAACTTGAAAATAAAGCTTATGAAGTTGTAGAAGCTGCTCCTGCATTAGATACGATGGCTGAAATTTACCAAAGCTTGGTTCTTGGAACGCGTGACTATGTTCAACGTTCAGGTTTCCCTGGCGTGATTTTAGGTCTTTCAGGTGGTATTGACTCTGCTTTGACACTGGCGATTGCAGTTGATGCAATTGGTGCAGATAAAGTTCAAGCTGTAATGATGCCTTATACTTATACATCACAAATCAGTGTTGAAGATGCCACAGAACAAGCTAAACGTATGGGTGTAACTTTCGGTATTGCTGAAATTCATCCTATCGTGAACAGTTTCATGCAAACACTGTTCCCATTCTTTGGTAACTCACCTGCGGATGCGACTGAGGAAAATCTTCAAGCACGTGCACGTGGTACTTTACTCATGGGCTTGTCGAATAAATTTGGTAACTTAGTCCTTTCGACAGGAAATAAATCTGAACTTGCTGTCGGCTATTGCACACTCTACGGTGACATGGTCGGTGGTTATGCTGTGCTGAAAGACGTGTATAAAACCATCGTATTTGAACTAGCAAAATACCGTAACAGCATTGCAGACGCACCAGTGATTCCAGAACGTGTGATTACGCGCCCACCATCAGCAGAACTTCGTCCAGATCAAAAAGACCAAGACTCGTTACCTGCTTATGACGTACTTGATGCAATTCTTTATGCTTATATTGAAGAAGATCAAAGCCAAGATGACATCATTGCCAAAGGTTTTGAAAAAGACGTTGTTGAAAAAATCATTCGTCTGGTTGATCGTAATGAATATAAACGTCGTCAAGGTGCAATTGGTCCACGCATCAGCTCACGTGCATTCAGCCGTGAACGCCGTTACCCAATTGTGAACGGTTGGAAAGCAGGTGTATAAGCCTCGTGAATGTGAATAATTCACTTCCACCTTCGAGCTTTGCTCAGGAATTTGCTCAAGCCTTGTTGCTTGAGCAAGTTCGCTTTATTAAACAACAACTTTTAGATCAAAATAATCCTCAATATATTCGCAATTTTATTTCTCAAAGTTATCAAAATGCCGATAAAATCCTTTTAAAAGATGTCATCCAACTCGAACAACTACAATCTGTTGTTCAAAAATATGCATTTGAATTAAATTTAGGTGCAGACATTCTTGAGTTT containing:
- a CDS encoding aminopeptidase P family protein, producing MNTQTPNEKLSLLRSHMQQHQIDAFIAMSADPHMSEYLPEYWQVRLWLTGFTGSVGTVVVTQDFAGLWVDGRYWVQAEQQLNNTGYILQKQSHDPASTHLAWLAQHLSKDAKISVNGQNISVQQYNALEDIAKQQQFKLETHLDLISEIWYDRPALPLQTVWQMADGLNAFTRVEKISAIRDALSTKNASAHFVSSVDDISWITNCRGRDVEYNPVFLAHLYIDHSRTVLFIDDAKLSSELRENLEADHIKIIAYAQSAEFLKQIQNQVVLIDPAKVSILHAQAITLHNPVIQDINPSTLFKSCKHPSEIAHVRNAMIKDGVALCHFFHWLDTALKNGESINELSIDEKATAFRKQQQGFIDLSFSTIAGFNANGALPHYRATPDHFSQIVGDGLLLIDSGAQYADGTTDITRVVPIGTTSNEQKRDYTLVLKCHIALAQTVFPEGIASPLLDSITRQTLWKYGLDYRHGTGHGVGFALNVHEGPQVISYYAPPTANTKMRVGMITSNEPGLYHEGKYGIRIENLVVNQSKVFADKTYGVFLEFETLTLCPINTQCIVLDLMTNDEKAWLNQYHQTVRERLSPLLQGEILNWLIENTQAI
- a CDS encoding NAD(P)-binding domain-containing protein, whose amino-acid sequence is MTTEQTVDTLLEDKSEKKTNKQTTVEEIKQVIQPAEAKKAEVKTEPKVEAKVEIKAPTKVAISKTTATKAVKTEKVDQAQESKKPVSSTKKPESVHVYDTIVIGAGISGIAAAYKMNQAGYHDYIVLEKASRVGGTWRDNNYPGCGCDVPSALYSFSFSPSHKWSHLFAKQPEILTYLEEVVEKYNLGGKIDFNNELTSAKWDESQHIWNLETSKGKYQAKTVVFTTGPITEPSMPKLKGIESFKGEMFHSARWNHDYDLTGKRVAVIGTGASAIQFIPQVQPLAKSVVVFQRTAPWVLPKADMELSDTAKGIISKFPVIQQTWRNSIAQILNGINFGLRNPKVLKPINFLSKQLLKLQIQDDQLRKDVTPNFDIGCKRLLFANNYYPALQQDNVSLVPHGLVEIDGNTVVAANGERHEVDVIIWGTGFEVSHPPIGKRVYDANGQVLADRWKNSSPEAYLGASIENVPNAFLVLGPNILVYDSFIGIAEAQVGYIVDALVKMRNQKFTRFEIKGDVVEAHNKRLQKHLKTTVFNAGGCKSYYLDENGRNFAAWPWSLQELRNQLKVWNTDHYSVETKKTTVN
- a CDS encoding SDR family NAD(P)-dependent oxidoreductase, with the translated sequence MGIFSKKLKPSQHAYAVVTGAGSGIGRSFAMELAKRGGTIVCADINLAAAEETVNLIQSQTTGKAFAVQCDVTDKTQVKALSEQAEKLMNHSVTLVINNAGVGLGGKFDEVSLEDWQWCVNINLWGVIYGCHYFVPKFKQQGYGAIINVASAAGFTAAPEMTAYNVTKSSVLALSETLSAELRKDKISVNVLCPTLVPTNIMKNGRLPKQYAGLADDLLMNYAFTTSEKVVIKTLNNLDAGKLYTVPQPDAKLFWLMKRASPALYAKMLGIGYPLFNKYVK
- a CDS encoding metal-dependent hydrolase — translated: MILAKPIKKAFSKVFSAAPFSLENQTPIIPIRHMKFDFEPEKLDHRFYMDAELASAYFASLSIFLTLGEDLVIDTARYHRDFIKDPLLKQRVTSLIGQEAIHSKMHEELNDAYMERDLPVKLFRFLAGYVFEYGFNRLPQPMKLSLMAGIEHFTAVLAEYMMNHESVFFRSTDEKQRAIWMWHMLEESEHKDIAFDVFQTLSNNYALRIAGFFPALITILVLISAASTIVPFYRDPKNLIRWSYWKEIPHSFRLIFGLKDGVYGSSLKHIFDYLRPDFHPNDHDTSEFLAYYKETLLNPENGVLTPYLTKEFIPALRS
- a CDS encoding metal-dependent hydrolase, producing the protein MLLAKPVKKVFTKIFPQAMPDLTGRLANIPIRHFNFKFESKDIDAKFFMQKEWGTAYFAALSIFLTYGEELVIETARYHRDFIKDPILKQRLTSLIGQEAIHSKIHEEYNDAMIPRNFPVQFYRFLAEQVFNHTFLKFPQPLKLSMMAGIEHFTAVFAQYAMNHEDIFNHSLDEKTRALWMWHMLEESEHKDIAYDTYQVLSGDYPLRIAGFFIALATLGLGVGAGALFLPFLRRPKNALSLDFWKEAKGSWDLLFGLKEGVFGSSLGHIFDYLRTDFHPNDHDTNALLEHYKKELLDPVTGTLTPFFVKEFTPALRV
- a CDS encoding alpha/beta fold hydrolase; its protein translation is MQTAESWIDLTAHLQLYVKSWTPEQLQHQIPIILLHDSLGSVQLWRDFPEQLAQMTGRKVIAYDRLGFGQSSANPETLKVDFVSTEATTHFAKVLEHFNIQDFIVMGHSVGGGMSSCCAAHYQNRCKALITMSAQAMVEELTLFGIREAKAMFQQAGQLDRLKKYHGEKAQWVLDAWTETWLSPEFKDWSLDSFLHQVHSPLLVIHGELDEYGSLAQPQRFIDHTQGKSQQEIILGAHHMPHKEQPELVLSLIQGFLNSLNIA
- a CDS encoding NAD+ synthase, producing the protein MKSFKIALSQFSPFIGDIESNVQKMIEQANEAKKQNAEIIVFPELSTIGYPAEDLLLRPSLTKRTAQAFEKLAEVKDIVLVFGFANHTEDGQRYNAAAVMKDGQVLGIYNKQNLPNYSVFDEKRYFNEGHQHLVFEYLGHKFGVLICEDIWSLNTVQQVAQLNVETILVLNASPYEVGKPQHRVTTLKELAKQMNINLVYVNQVGGQDDLIFDGTSFVINNSGDVASQASSFKEELLIANYQLENKAYEVVEAAPALDTMAEIYQSLVLGTRDYVQRSGFPGVILGLSGGIDSALTLAIAVDAIGADKVQAVMMPYTYTSQISVEDATEQAKRMGVTFGIAEIHPIVNSFMQTLFPFFGNSPADATEENLQARARGTLLMGLSNKFGNLVLSTGNKSELAVGYCTLYGDMVGGYAVLKDVYKTIVFELAKYRNSIADAPVIPERVITRPPSAELRPDQKDQDSLPAYDVLDAILYAYIEEDQSQDDIIAKGFEKDVVEKIIRLVDRNEYKRRQGAIGPRISSRAFSRERRYPIVNGWKAGV